Proteins from a single region of Styela clava chromosome 1, kaStyClav1.hap1.2, whole genome shotgun sequence:
- the LOC120348310 gene encoding bile acid-CoA:amino acid N-acyltransferase-like, whose protein sequence is MPAIHVNKKLSLADEAIHIVIDGLKPFQNVSLHSSITLSDDIMFESLAQYTSDGRGFIDVRTSESHGGSYRGVWSMGPLSSMVASHLNKRSYERFVVKDPMQPFEVYFRLFDSFVPNLEEIHDTSRTNNKLLTKHKITRTYAAPGVQEQEVWTGRLRGTLYIPPGNTRFPGVLSISGAHPGAFKHKAAILASRGFVALAVRYFGTDDLPKYDHGLDLEYFEEAAIFLKNHTSVDARNGVGIVSNCVGASASLGIASCAPEGLFGCVVAISGWYVSYNTFTYRDKTWSVPETFTLNAESLPDGTMVITSSHPDAENETWENIEDDLVPFQKRHRTAYMFVYGGKDTIHETIIQKMGKHAREMLEEQHHPRYELLFYPDAGHLIEHAYAPHQNVVWTYRQLQHNGGNQPDHSKAQEDSWPKILNFLRQSLTSTPAKL, encoded by the exons ATGCCTGCAATACATGTTAACAAAAAGTTGTCCTTAGCTGATGAGGCTATACATATAGTTATCGACG GGCTAAAACCGTTTCAGAACGTATCGCTCCATTCTTCGATTACACTCAGCGATGATATTATGTTTGAGAGCCTGGCTCAGTATACATCAGATGGCAGAG GTTTCATTGACGTGAGAACCAGTGAATCACACGGGGGATCGTACAGAGGAGTGTGGTCTATGGGTCCCTTGAGTTCAATGGTTGCGTCGCATTTGAACAAG CGATCCTATGAACGATTTGTCGTGAAAGATCCGATGCAACCGTTTGAGGTGTATTTTCGTTTATTTGATAGTTTTGTGCCAAATTTAGAAGAAATACACGATACTTCACGAACCAATAACAAACTGTTAACAAAGCACAAAATTACAAGAACCTATGCTGCACCGGGTGTTCAGGAACAAGAAGTTTGGACAGGAAGATTAAGAGGAACACTGTACATTCCTCCTGGCAATACTAGATTTCCAG GTGTCTTGAGTATCAGCGGTGCACATCCCGGGGCGTTCAAACATAAAGCAGCCATACTTGCCTCTCGTGGATTTGTAGCGTTAGCTGTTAGATACTTTGGAACAGATGACCTACCAAAATACGACCATGGTCTTGACTTGGAATACTTCGAAGAAGCCGCCATCTTTCTCAAAAATCATACCAGCGTAGACGCAAGAAATGGGGTAGGTATAGTATCAAATTGTGTTGGAGCCAGCGCGTCTCTGGGTATAGCAAGCTGCGCCCCCGAAGGCTTATTTGGCTGTGTGGTGGCCATTAGCGGCTGGTATGTAAGCTACAACACATTCACGTATCGAGATAAAACCTGGAGTGTGCCAGAAACATTCACTTTAAATGCAGAATCTCTTCCAGACGGCACAATGGTGATTACTAGCTCTCATCCGGATGCCGAAAATGAGACTTGGGAAAATATTGAGGACGATTTGGTTCCCTTTCAAAAGCGCCATCGTACGGCTTACATGTTTGTGTATGGCGGTAAAGATACTATACACGAAACgataatacaaaaaatgggAAAACACGCCAGAGAAATGTTAGAAGAACAGCATCATCCAAGATACGAGCTTCTCTTTTATCCCGATGCCGGTCACCTAATAGAGCATGCGTATGCTCCACACCAAAATGTTGTGTGGACTTATCGACAGCTTCAGCATAATGGAGGCAATCAGCCAGATCACAGCAAAGCCCAAGAAGATTCGTGGCCGAAGATTTTGAACTTTTTAAGACAATCGTTGACGAGTACGCCAGCAAAGCTGTGA
- the LOC120346930 gene encoding uncharacterized protein LOC120346930 gives MRRVNFAKEPQNENFNSNAFYGQSNNPDRPSFAGTLPSKQRKIYEMWPGGDPNKVPFTMNTKSPRKGIKKAPAVNHYAEPPKNELQDNMGSSGSISFQPPNHPSNVNMYPHPGMRHPCPTIFNPSYWWPQTHGENTTFPPHFQMPPDTYGYSEPPNMFQNYPPPQQYGANQYSTISQAPMYGYNQPSQPRPSCIKNKIQPIPKPQYHASQQQNPELQGGEAHISNERPGTSATKKADATPTKDKAEKYKPKKIFVSTNARGLQAWSEVKQDTMVVFEIIGILNSQVTSEGVKYCKSFLIKDGQGHVINCEFYETDRQLCRTCRGKMYRCVGDFNVRRGIFHAVCVREADEKDVRLYRKLVAVANATLKNFKENYNAKN, from the exons ATGAGACGAGTAAATTTTGCTAAAGAACCACagaatgaaaatttcaactcCAATGCCTTCTATGGGCAATCAAACAATCCCGATAGACCGTCATTCGCCGGCACTCTTCCATCGAAACAGAGAAAAATTTACGAAATGTGGCCAGGTGGTGATCCTAATAAGGTTCCTTTTACGATGAACACAAAATCTCCCAGGAAAGGCATCAAGAAAGCAC CCGCAGTCAATCACTATGCTGAACCCCCAAAAAATGAATTACAAGACAAC ATGGGATCTTCGGGATCAATCTCTTTCCAACCTCCCAATCACCCATCAAATGTTAATATGTATCCACACCCCGGTATGCGACACCCATGTCCCACTATCTTCAATCCAAGCTATTGGTGGCCACAGACACACGGTGAAAACACAACGTTCCCTCCTCATTTTCAAATGCCTCCGGATACATACG GTTACAGTGAGCCCCCGAATATGTTCCAGAATTATCCGCCGCCACAACAATACGGAGCCAACCAATACTCCACAATATCACAAGCACCAATGTATGGGTACAATCAACCATCCCAGCCCCGACCATCCTGTATCAag AACAAGATTCAACCTATACCAAAACCTCAGTATCACGCGAGCCAGCAACAAAACCCGGAATTACAAGGAGGCGAGGCTCATATTAGTAACGAACGTCCAGGTACATCCGCGACCAAAAAG GCTGACGCCACTCCGACGAAAGACAAAGCCGAAAAATACAAACCAAAAAAGATATTTGTATCGACTAATGCTCGGGGTCTGCAAGCATGGTCCGAAGTTAAACAGGATACAATGGTCGTTTTTGAAATAATTG GCATTCTTAACTCTCAAGTTACGTCGGAAGGAGTGAAATATTGCAAATCATTTCTAATCAAAGATGGACAAGGCCACGTGATCAACTGTGAATTTTATGAAACG GATCGTCAATTGTGCCGTACGTGCCGAGGAAAAATGTACAGATGTGTCGGAGATTTCAACGTAAGACGTGGCATATTTCACGCTGTGTGCGTGCGTGAAGCTGACGAGAAAGATGTCCGTTTGTACAGAAAGCTAGTAGCTGTAGCTAACGCAACTCTGAAAAATTTCAAGGAAAATTATAACGCCAAAAACTGA